The following coding sequences are from one Daphnia pulex isolate KAP4 chromosome 11, ASM2113471v1 window:
- the LOC124207021 gene encoding echinoderm microtubule-associated protein-like 2 isoform X1: MENDMDPSERLDYLEKRLDDQNNEIVCLRSTLADALRRLSAIESQRGISPVKESARSVQSASLLADCNNSPSSSQPSRDVSRRLVSSASTPNVQNRNSGMNQSNGSLVSESPSSNSGSPAPSPSPTSRQQHVQFNSLISEVGNGRNKTSSFSMKPSFMSTPNSLRTAKRWSSTSDFIPSNALVSSRRPDSNSLLNLNVKNPVGNMQKYGARDAFYSSDEGIVKFVFKGRNLNFYIPTSLREKYSVTFSLSVPEKKLKMEWVYGYRGKDCRSNLYLIPTGEIVYFIAAVVVLFNVDEHGQRFYLGHTGEIKCLTVHPNKLLIASGQSGGREYHEGFPHVRIWNSVSLQTLFVLGQGDFGKSVSSVAFSKADGGNLLMVIDDSTDHILSLWEWQKGERGVKIAETRCSSDLVVAVEWNPIPRERFAFVTSGKGHICFWSLENGLLSRKLGIFESRDKPKYVTCLAFADNGDCISGDSNGCLIIWLKGSNIVQKTLRNAHEGPIFCLLTLKDGRIVSGGGKDGQLVLWDFPSYRRTGYITEIPEKYGNVRIAVQGKGTQILVGTTRNAILRGSFDLPFKPLMIGHTEESTGLCVHPSQSQFVSYGYDGRIQLWDTMSRTLIWEKDIENAVTSACFSPEGSVLVLATTSGKWFVMDSETRDMYAQHTDGNEPIQVVKFSPNGKSLAIGSKDASVYIYQVLDRYRKYCRTGRCVGHSSFISQMDWSCDNVHLQTNSGDNELFYWNTGVCRQITLVPSIRDVEWNSVTCPVSPTSLGILSEGIDGADVYSCCASNSRQLMCAGDNKGRLKLYRYPSQPKSPCHSYQGHSNISNVCFLSDDTRVLSAGGRDSSVIQWTVEN, from the exons ATGGAAAACGACATGGATCCTAGTGAACGCCTTGATTACTTAGAAAAGAGACTTGACGaccaaaataatgaaatcgtTTGTCT GCGTTCCACTTTAGCCGATGCCTTGCGCCGCCTTAGTGCTATAGAATCCCAAAGGG GTATTAGTCCTGTTAAAGAGTCTGCTCGATCAGTTCAAAGCGCAAGTTTGTTGGCCGACTGCAATAACTCGCCCAGTTCATCTCAGCCATCACGCGACGTGTCTCGACGCCTTGTGTCATCTGCTAGTACACCTAACGTTCAAAACCGGAATTCCGGCATGAATCAGTCAAACGGTTCTTTAGTGTCAGAATCCCCGAGCTCCAATAGCGGATCACCTGCTCCATCACCGTCGCCGACGTCCCGACAACAGCACG ttcAATTTAATAGTTTGATTTCCGAAGTTGGCAATGGTCGAAATAAAACGTCCAGTTTCTCAATGAAGCCATCATTCATGTCGACCCCAAATAGCCTGCGAACCGCTAAACGTTGGAGTTCAACCAGCGATTTCATCCCTTCAAACGCTTTAGTATCAAG CAGAAGACCAGATTCAAATTCGCTGCTTAACCTGAACGTGAAAAATCCGGTTGGAAACATGCAAAAATACGG aGCTCGTGATGCATTTTATAGTAGCGATGAAGGAATCGTCAAGTTCGTCTTCAAAG GTcgaaacttgaatttttacatCCCGACTTCGTTACGGGAAAAATATTCAGTGACGTTCAGTTTATCTGTTCCggaaaaaaagctaaaaatggAATGGGT TTATGGATATCGAGGCAAGGATTGTCGCTCAAATTTGTATCTCATTCCAACCGGTGAAATAGTTTATTTCATTGCCGCCGTTGTTGTACTTTTCAACGTCGACGAGCATG gaCAGCGGTTTTATCTTGGACACACCGGTGAAATTAAATG CTTGACTGTTCATCCCAACAAACTTTTAATTGCATCTGGTCAGTCCGGTGGTAGAGAATACCATGAAGGCTTC CCTCACGTTCGCATTTGGAATTCTGTCAGCCTTCAAACTCTTTTCGTCCTTGGTCAAGGAGACTTTGGAAAGTCTGTTTCTTCTGTCGCCTTCTCAAAAGCG GACGGCGGAAACCTTTTGATGGTTATTGACGATTCTACCGATCACATTCTTTCCTTGTGGGAGTGGCAAAAGGGCGAAAGAGGAGTAAAAATAGCGGAAACAAGG TGTTCATCCGATTTGGTGGTCGCTGTTGAATGGAATCCTATTCCTAGAGAACGTTTTGCGTTTGTTACCAGTGGAAAAGGACACATATGTTTTTGGTCTCTTGAAAACGGGTTGTTATCTCGTAAACTTGGAATTTTTGAATCTCGCGACAAGCCAAAATACGTCACTTGCCTGGCCTTCGCCGATAACGGAGAC tGTATTTCTGGTGACTCCAATGGTTGTCTTATCATTTGGTTAAAGG GTTCAAATATTGTTCAAAAAACGCTTCGCAACGCTCACGAGGGGCCAATTTTCTGTTTGCTTACACTGAAAGACGGACGAATAGTCTCGGGAGGCGGCAAAGACGGGCAGCTCGTCCTTTGGGATTTCCCTTCGTATCGTAGAACTGGATACATAACCGAG ATTCCTGAGAAATACGGAAATGTGCGCATTGCAGTTCAAGGAAAAGGAACTCAGATTTTAGTCGGGACTACGCGCAATGCGATACTGAGAGGCAGCTTCGACTTACCTTTTAAACCT TTGATGATTGGTCACACTGAAGAATCAACGGGCTTATGCGTTCATCCCAGTCAATCGCAATTTGTGTCTTATGGCTACGACGGGCGCATCCAACTCTGGGACACGATGAGTCGGACACTCATCTGGGAAAAGGACATTGAAAATGCAGTCACGTCGGCGTGTTTCTCTCCGGAAGGATCGGTGCTGGTTTTAGCTACCACAAGTGGGAAATGGTTTGTCATGGATTCGGAGACTCGGGACATGTACGCCCAACACACTGATGGCAATGAACCTATTCAA GTGGTCAAGTTCTCTCCAAACGGTAAAAGCCTGGCTATTGGCTCCAAAGATGCATCAGTCTACATATACCAAGTCCTGGACAGATACCGCAAATATTGTAGAACGGGGAGATGTGTG GGTCACTCGAGCTTTATCAGTCAAATGGATTGGTCCTGTGATAACGTGCACCTTCAGACGAATTCTGGAGATAACGAATTGTTCTATT GGAATACTGGAGTGTGTCGTCAAATAACCCTCGTTCCTAGTATACGAGACGTGGAATGGAATTCCGTTACCTGCCCAGTTAGCCCCACTTCTCTAGGAATATTGTCGGAAGGAATTGACGGCGCTGACGTTTATTCGTGCTGTGCATCTAACTCCAGGCAACTTATGTGTGCAGGAGACAATAAAGGACGTCTTAAGCTATACAGATATCCTTCCCAACCCAAA TCGCCTTGCCATTCTTACCAGGGGCATAGTAACATCTCGAACGTTTGTTTTCTATCTGACGATACAAGAGTATTGTCGGCCGGTGGTCGCGATTCGTCAGTAATCCAGTGGACAGTAGAAAATTGA
- the LOC124207021 gene encoding echinoderm microtubule-associated protein-like 2 isoform X2: MENDMDPSERLDYLEKRLDDQNNEIVCLRSTLADALRRLSAIESQRGISPVKESARSVQSASLLADCNNSPSSSQPSRDVSRRLVSSASTPNVQNRNSGMNQSNGSLVSESPSSNSGSPAPSPSPTSRQQHVQFNSLISEVGNGRNKTSSFSMKPSFMSTPNSLRTAKRWSSTSDFIPSNALVSRRPDSNSLLNLNVKNPVGNMQKYGARDAFYSSDEGIVKFVFKGRNLNFYIPTSLREKYSVTFSLSVPEKKLKMEWVYGYRGKDCRSNLYLIPTGEIVYFIAAVVVLFNVDEHGQRFYLGHTGEIKCLTVHPNKLLIASGQSGGREYHEGFPHVRIWNSVSLQTLFVLGQGDFGKSVSSVAFSKADGGNLLMVIDDSTDHILSLWEWQKGERGVKIAETRCSSDLVVAVEWNPIPRERFAFVTSGKGHICFWSLENGLLSRKLGIFESRDKPKYVTCLAFADNGDCISGDSNGCLIIWLKGSNIVQKTLRNAHEGPIFCLLTLKDGRIVSGGGKDGQLVLWDFPSYRRTGYITEIPEKYGNVRIAVQGKGTQILVGTTRNAILRGSFDLPFKPLMIGHTEESTGLCVHPSQSQFVSYGYDGRIQLWDTMSRTLIWEKDIENAVTSACFSPEGSVLVLATTSGKWFVMDSETRDMYAQHTDGNEPIQVVKFSPNGKSLAIGSKDASVYIYQVLDRYRKYCRTGRCVGHSSFISQMDWSCDNVHLQTNSGDNELFYWNTGVCRQITLVPSIRDVEWNSVTCPVSPTSLGILSEGIDGADVYSCCASNSRQLMCAGDNKGRLKLYRYPSQPKSPCHSYQGHSNISNVCFLSDDTRVLSAGGRDSSVIQWTVEN, from the exons ATGGAAAACGACATGGATCCTAGTGAACGCCTTGATTACTTAGAAAAGAGACTTGACGaccaaaataatgaaatcgtTTGTCT GCGTTCCACTTTAGCCGATGCCTTGCGCCGCCTTAGTGCTATAGAATCCCAAAGGG GTATTAGTCCTGTTAAAGAGTCTGCTCGATCAGTTCAAAGCGCAAGTTTGTTGGCCGACTGCAATAACTCGCCCAGTTCATCTCAGCCATCACGCGACGTGTCTCGACGCCTTGTGTCATCTGCTAGTACACCTAACGTTCAAAACCGGAATTCCGGCATGAATCAGTCAAACGGTTCTTTAGTGTCAGAATCCCCGAGCTCCAATAGCGGATCACCTGCTCCATCACCGTCGCCGACGTCCCGACAACAGCACG ttcAATTTAATAGTTTGATTTCCGAAGTTGGCAATGGTCGAAATAAAACGTCCAGTTTCTCAATGAAGCCATCATTCATGTCGACCCCAAATAGCCTGCGAACCGCTAAACGTTGGAGTTCAACCAGCGATTTCATCCCTTCAAACGCTTTAGTATCAAG AAGACCAGATTCAAATTCGCTGCTTAACCTGAACGTGAAAAATCCGGTTGGAAACATGCAAAAATACGG aGCTCGTGATGCATTTTATAGTAGCGATGAAGGAATCGTCAAGTTCGTCTTCAAAG GTcgaaacttgaatttttacatCCCGACTTCGTTACGGGAAAAATATTCAGTGACGTTCAGTTTATCTGTTCCggaaaaaaagctaaaaatggAATGGGT TTATGGATATCGAGGCAAGGATTGTCGCTCAAATTTGTATCTCATTCCAACCGGTGAAATAGTTTATTTCATTGCCGCCGTTGTTGTACTTTTCAACGTCGACGAGCATG gaCAGCGGTTTTATCTTGGACACACCGGTGAAATTAAATG CTTGACTGTTCATCCCAACAAACTTTTAATTGCATCTGGTCAGTCCGGTGGTAGAGAATACCATGAAGGCTTC CCTCACGTTCGCATTTGGAATTCTGTCAGCCTTCAAACTCTTTTCGTCCTTGGTCAAGGAGACTTTGGAAAGTCTGTTTCTTCTGTCGCCTTCTCAAAAGCG GACGGCGGAAACCTTTTGATGGTTATTGACGATTCTACCGATCACATTCTTTCCTTGTGGGAGTGGCAAAAGGGCGAAAGAGGAGTAAAAATAGCGGAAACAAGG TGTTCATCCGATTTGGTGGTCGCTGTTGAATGGAATCCTATTCCTAGAGAACGTTTTGCGTTTGTTACCAGTGGAAAAGGACACATATGTTTTTGGTCTCTTGAAAACGGGTTGTTATCTCGTAAACTTGGAATTTTTGAATCTCGCGACAAGCCAAAATACGTCACTTGCCTGGCCTTCGCCGATAACGGAGAC tGTATTTCTGGTGACTCCAATGGTTGTCTTATCATTTGGTTAAAGG GTTCAAATATTGTTCAAAAAACGCTTCGCAACGCTCACGAGGGGCCAATTTTCTGTTTGCTTACACTGAAAGACGGACGAATAGTCTCGGGAGGCGGCAAAGACGGGCAGCTCGTCCTTTGGGATTTCCCTTCGTATCGTAGAACTGGATACATAACCGAG ATTCCTGAGAAATACGGAAATGTGCGCATTGCAGTTCAAGGAAAAGGAACTCAGATTTTAGTCGGGACTACGCGCAATGCGATACTGAGAGGCAGCTTCGACTTACCTTTTAAACCT TTGATGATTGGTCACACTGAAGAATCAACGGGCTTATGCGTTCATCCCAGTCAATCGCAATTTGTGTCTTATGGCTACGACGGGCGCATCCAACTCTGGGACACGATGAGTCGGACACTCATCTGGGAAAAGGACATTGAAAATGCAGTCACGTCGGCGTGTTTCTCTCCGGAAGGATCGGTGCTGGTTTTAGCTACCACAAGTGGGAAATGGTTTGTCATGGATTCGGAGACTCGGGACATGTACGCCCAACACACTGATGGCAATGAACCTATTCAA GTGGTCAAGTTCTCTCCAAACGGTAAAAGCCTGGCTATTGGCTCCAAAGATGCATCAGTCTACATATACCAAGTCCTGGACAGATACCGCAAATATTGTAGAACGGGGAGATGTGTG GGTCACTCGAGCTTTATCAGTCAAATGGATTGGTCCTGTGATAACGTGCACCTTCAGACGAATTCTGGAGATAACGAATTGTTCTATT GGAATACTGGAGTGTGTCGTCAAATAACCCTCGTTCCTAGTATACGAGACGTGGAATGGAATTCCGTTACCTGCCCAGTTAGCCCCACTTCTCTAGGAATATTGTCGGAAGGAATTGACGGCGCTGACGTTTATTCGTGCTGTGCATCTAACTCCAGGCAACTTATGTGTGCAGGAGACAATAAAGGACGTCTTAAGCTATACAGATATCCTTCCCAACCCAAA TCGCCTTGCCATTCTTACCAGGGGCATAGTAACATCTCGAACGTTTGTTTTCTATCTGACGATACAAGAGTATTGTCGGCCGGTGGTCGCGATTCGTCAGTAATCCAGTGGACAGTAGAAAATTGA